One region of Corynebacterium capitovis DSM 44611 genomic DNA includes:
- the tsaD gene encoding tRNA (adenosine(37)-N6)-threonylcarbamoyltransferase complex transferase subunit TsaD, with amino-acid sequence MIVVGIESSCDETGVGVVGLHPDGSMEVLGDAVASSMQLHARFGGVVPEIASRAHLEAMPQVMAEALRQAGVEKPDAVAATVGPGLAGALLVGASAAKAYAAAWGVDFYGVNHLGGHVAVANLDGAGTLPHSVALLVSGGHTQLLEVAAVGKPMRELGSTLDDAAGEAYDKVARLLRLGYPGGPVIDRLAAEGDKNAIHFPRALSRAEDLRGPHRYDFSFSGLKTAVARYVEAAEREGRVISVEDVCASFQEAVCDVLTAKAVMACEDTGARTLLIGGGVAANTRLRDVAGQRCAARGIELRVPRFGLCTDNGVMIAALAAQLIHEGGRPSDFSVATDSSLDVAVPLV; translated from the coding sequence GTGATTGTTGTGGGGATCGAGTCCTCCTGCGATGAAACAGGGGTCGGCGTGGTGGGGCTCCACCCCGATGGGTCCATGGAGGTCCTCGGAGACGCGGTGGCGTCGTCAATGCAGCTCCACGCGAGGTTCGGTGGGGTCGTGCCGGAGATTGCCTCGCGCGCCCACCTGGAGGCGATGCCCCAGGTCATGGCGGAAGCCCTGCGCCAGGCGGGCGTCGAAAAGCCGGACGCCGTGGCCGCGACCGTGGGACCTGGGCTCGCCGGTGCGCTGCTGGTCGGGGCATCAGCCGCGAAGGCCTATGCGGCAGCCTGGGGGGTCGACTTTTACGGGGTTAACCACCTGGGTGGTCACGTGGCCGTCGCCAACTTGGATGGCGCGGGAACGCTGCCGCATTCGGTAGCGCTGCTTGTCTCGGGCGGGCACACCCAGCTGTTGGAGGTCGCTGCCGTCGGCAAGCCAATGCGGGAGCTTGGCTCGACGCTTGACGACGCCGCCGGCGAAGCCTACGACAAGGTAGCGCGGTTGCTTCGCCTGGGTTACCCAGGCGGGCCCGTCATCGACCGGCTCGCGGCGGAGGGGGACAAGAACGCGATTCATTTCCCGCGCGCCTTGAGCCGAGCCGAGGACCTGAGGGGCCCCCACCGCTACGACTTTTCGTTCTCCGGCCTCAAGACCGCGGTGGCACGGTACGTCGAAGCCGCGGAGCGAGAGGGGCGCGTCATTTCGGTGGAAGACGTATGCGCGTCATTCCAGGAGGCCGTCTGCGACGTCCTCACTGCGAAGGCAGTGATGGCCTGCGAGGACACGGGGGCGCGGACTCTCCTTATTGGCGGGGGAGTGGCGGCCAACACGAGGCTGCGGGACGTGGCCGGCCAGCGGTGTGCGGCGCGTGGGATCGAGCTGCGGGTCCCGCGGTTCGGCCTCTGTACCGACAACGGGGTGATGATCGCGGCGCTCGCTGCGCAGCTGATTCATGAGGGAGGGCGGCCGAGCGACTTTTCCGTCGCCACGGACTCGTCGTTGGACGTGGCAGTGCCCCTGGTGTGA
- the groL gene encoding chaperonin GroEL (60 kDa chaperone family; promotes refolding of misfolded polypeptides especially under stressful conditions; forms two stacked rings of heptamers to form a barrel-shaped 14mer; ends can be capped by GroES; misfolded proteins enter the barrel where they are refolded when GroES binds), with protein sequence MAKLIAFDQEAREGIQRGVDILADAVKVTLGPRGRNVVLSKAWGGPTVTNDGVTIARDIDLDDPFENLGAQLVKSVAVKTNDVAGDGTTTATLLAQALVAEGLRNVAAGANPIELNKGILAAAEKAVEELKRRATDVSSSAEIANVATVSSRDAEIGEMVAGAMDKVGKDGVLTVEESQSMESYIDLTEGISFDKGFLSPYFMTDPDAGQAVLEGARVLLVRNKVSSLPDFLPLLEQVANESVPLLIVAEDVDGEPLQTLVVNTIRKTLKVVAVKSPYFGERRKAFMDDLAVVTNATVIDPEVGINLKDVTLDQLGSARRVTVNKDETVIVDGAGTAEAVEERRQQIRREIESTDSTWDKEKAEERLAKLSGGVAVLRVGAATETELNERKLRVEDAINAARAAAQEGIIAGGGSALVQISKELEAFADDFEGEQKTGVLAVSRALTKPAYWIAENAGLDGAVVVAKIAELGNGAGFNAATLDYGNLVEQGIIDPVKVTHSAVVNAASVARMILTTEASVVTKSAEDNEAGHAH encoded by the coding sequence ATGGCAAAACTAATTGCTTTTGACCAGGAGGCCCGCGAGGGCATCCAGCGCGGTGTAGACATCCTCGCCGACGCCGTGAAGGTCACGCTCGGCCCAAGGGGGCGCAACGTCGTCCTGTCTAAGGCCTGGGGCGGGCCGACCGTGACTAACGACGGCGTGACCATCGCTCGGGACATCGACCTTGACGATCCCTTTGAGAACCTCGGTGCCCAGCTGGTCAAGTCCGTCGCGGTGAAGACGAACGACGTGGCCGGTGACGGCACGACGACCGCAACGCTGCTCGCCCAGGCCCTCGTCGCCGAGGGGCTGCGCAACGTCGCCGCCGGTGCGAACCCGATCGAGCTGAACAAGGGCATCCTCGCCGCGGCCGAAAAGGCTGTTGAGGAGCTCAAGCGGCGCGCCACCGACGTGTCCTCCTCCGCGGAGATCGCCAATGTGGCCACCGTCTCCTCCCGCGACGCGGAGATCGGGGAGATGGTCGCTGGGGCGATGGACAAGGTGGGCAAGGACGGTGTCCTCACGGTCGAGGAATCCCAGTCCATGGAGTCCTACATCGACCTGACCGAGGGCATTTCCTTTGATAAGGGCTTTTTGTCTCCCTACTTCATGACGGATCCCGACGCCGGCCAAGCGGTGCTCGAGGGCGCGCGCGTCCTCCTCGTCCGCAACAAGGTGTCCTCGCTGCCCGACTTCCTGCCGCTGCTGGAGCAGGTGGCCAACGAGTCCGTGCCGCTGCTCATCGTCGCGGAGGACGTCGACGGGGAGCCGCTGCAGACCCTGGTGGTCAACACCATCCGCAAGACGCTCAAGGTCGTCGCCGTGAAGTCGCCGTACTTCGGCGAGCGCCGCAAGGCCTTCATGGACGACCTGGCAGTGGTCACGAACGCGACGGTCATCGACCCTGAGGTTGGCATCAACCTCAAGGACGTGACCCTGGACCAGCTGGGTTCGGCACGGCGCGTGACCGTCAATAAGGATGAAACGGTCATCGTCGACGGCGCGGGCACCGCAGAGGCCGTTGAGGAACGCCGCCAGCAGATCCGCCGCGAAATCGAGTCGACGGATTCGACGTGGGACAAGGAGAAGGCTGAGGAACGCCTCGCCAAGCTCTCCGGTGGTGTCGCCGTCCTGCGCGTCGGCGCTGCGACGGAGACGGAGCTCAACGAGCGCAAGCTGCGCGTCGAAGATGCAATCAACGCGGCCCGCGCCGCGGCCCAGGAGGGCATCATCGCGGGCGGTGGGTCCGCTCTCGTGCAGATCTCCAAGGAGCTCGAGGCCTTTGCCGACGACTTCGAGGGCGAGCAGAAGACCGGGGTACTCGCGGTCTCGCGCGCGCTGACAAAGCCCGCGTACTGGATTGCGGAAAACGCGGGTCTGGACGGCGCGGTTGTCGTCGCTAAGATTGCCGAGCTCGGCAACGGTGCAGGCTTCAACGCCGCCACCTTGGACTACGGCAACCTGGTGGAGCAGGGCATCATCGACCCGGTCAAGGTCACCCACTCCGCAGTGGTCAACGCCGCGTCCGTCGCGCGGATGATCCTCACCACCGAGGCATCCGTGGTGACCAAGTCCGCTGAGGACAACGAGGCCGGTCACGCGCACTAG
- a CDS encoding WhiB family transcriptional regulator has product MSQPHQLPGPNADFWDWQLLGACRGEASEIFYHPDGERGRARTQRENRAKAICYTCPVLSQCRDHALKVAEPYGIWGGMSESERQAVLRGGSRGGMKVAAVSSK; this is encoded by the coding sequence ATGTCTCAGCCCCACCAGCTCCCTGGCCCCAACGCCGACTTTTGGGACTGGCAGTTGCTCGGCGCGTGCCGCGGCGAAGCCTCAGAAATCTTTTACCACCCAGACGGGGAGCGCGGGCGGGCGCGGACTCAGCGCGAGAACCGCGCGAAGGCGATCTGCTACACCTGCCCCGTTCTCTCCCAGTGCCGGGACCACGCGCTGAAGGTCGCCGAGCCCTACGGCATCTGGGGCGGGATGAGTGAATCCGAGCGCCAGGCGGTGTTGCGCGGCGGATCCCGCGGCGGCATGAAGGTCGCCGCGGTCTCCTCCAAGTAA
- the tsaE gene encoding tRNA (adenosine(37)-N6)-threonylcarbamoyltransferase complex ATPase subunit type 1 TsaE, with amino-acid sequence MKETFAARGTRVCETAQDTKRLGAELGQALEAGDLVILRGPLGAGKTTITQGIAEGMGVTGRVTSPTFVIARVHTSRGSGPALIHVDAYRLIGEGSSGDPMGELDALDLDTDLADAAVVAEWGEGFVEQLADTYLLLTLDRETEARVVSWEVVSPCPEGDVG; translated from the coding sequence GTGAAAGAAACGTTTGCTGCACGTGGAACGCGGGTCTGCGAAACGGCCCAGGACACGAAGCGCCTTGGCGCCGAGCTTGGGCAGGCGCTCGAGGCGGGGGACCTCGTCATCCTGCGCGGGCCGCTAGGTGCGGGCAAAACCACTATCACCCAGGGCATCGCCGAGGGCATGGGGGTAACCGGGCGCGTGACCAGCCCGACCTTCGTAATTGCACGCGTACACACGTCCCGTGGGTCCGGTCCCGCCCTGATCCACGTTGACGCGTACCGGCTGATCGGGGAGGGGTCGTCGGGCGACCCCATGGGAGAATTGGATGCACTGGACCTCGATACCGACCTGGCGGACGCAGCCGTCGTCGCCGAATGGGGCGAGGGGTTCGTCGAGCAGCTCGCGGACACCTATCTTTTGCTCACCCTTGACCGCGAGACGGAGGCGCGGGTCGTGTCTTGGGAGGTGGTCAGTCCGTGTCCGGAGGGCGATGTAGGGTAG
- the rimI gene encoding ribosomal protein S18-alanine N-acetyltransferase produces the protein MKLRELRIADATRVAEIEAVLFAGDSPWPRTVFAAELAQPYTFYVGAFTGEDDDELIGYAGVAKLGPRDDPEFEVHTIGVDPSHQGKGVGRILMDQLVHAADQYDAPMFLEVRTDNIPARRMYESYGFFTLATRKNYYQPSGADAFSMMRHRASERATS, from the coding sequence ATGAAGCTGCGCGAGCTGAGGATCGCAGACGCGACGCGCGTCGCCGAGATCGAAGCGGTGCTCTTCGCCGGCGACAGCCCGTGGCCACGCACAGTCTTTGCCGCTGAGCTCGCCCAGCCGTACACCTTCTACGTTGGCGCATTCACGGGCGAAGATGACGATGAGCTCATCGGTTACGCCGGGGTGGCGAAGCTCGGCCCCCGCGACGACCCCGAGTTCGAGGTGCACACAATCGGGGTGGACCCGAGCCACCAGGGGAAAGGAGTGGGAAGGATCCTCATGGACCAGCTGGTTCACGCGGCGGATCAGTACGATGCTCCCATGTTCCTCGAGGTCCGCACGGACAACATCCCCGCGCGGCGGATGTACGAGAGTTACGGTTTTTTCACCCTGGCCACGCGGAAGAACTACTACCAGCCATCGGGGGCCGACGCGTTTTCGATGATGAGACACAGGGCGAGCGAAAGGGCGACGTCGTGA
- the tsaB gene encoding tRNA (adenosine(37)-N6)-threonylcarbamoyltransferase complex dimerization subunit type 1 TsaB, translated as MIALALDTATTDLVAGVVDVGEEGAVTLAESVTPTRSHNELLVPAVSRILGEANVAFPDLDAIVVGCGPGPFTGLRVGMATASAFGQALGLPVHGVATHDAVASLVDARRTLVITDARRREVYWARYESGRRVAGPDVCAPALLAAQGPVDLVSVPEHLVDDVPAEAQRITYVAPRAAGLVAVADFSSEPGPLVPLYLRRPDAVEPKLGPPSPALPVQRAEQ; from the coding sequence GTGATTGCGCTAGCCCTCGACACCGCGACAACGGACCTCGTGGCGGGTGTCGTGGATGTGGGGGAAGAAGGAGCGGTAACGCTCGCGGAGTCAGTGACCCCCACCAGGTCGCACAACGAGCTGCTCGTGCCCGCGGTCTCTCGGATCCTCGGGGAGGCGAACGTGGCGTTCCCCGACCTCGACGCCATCGTCGTCGGTTGCGGGCCCGGCCCTTTCACGGGACTGCGCGTGGGCATGGCCACCGCCTCCGCTTTCGGCCAGGCCCTAGGACTCCCCGTGCACGGCGTTGCAACCCATGACGCCGTGGCATCGCTTGTCGACGCGCGCCGCACCCTCGTCATCACCGACGCCCGCCGCCGTGAGGTGTACTGGGCGCGTTACGAGTCGGGTCGTCGCGTCGCCGGCCCCGACGTATGCGCTCCGGCGCTGCTCGCGGCCCAGGGGCCCGTTGATCTCGTGAGCGTCCCGGAACACCTCGTAGACGATGTCCCGGCAGAGGCGCAGCGCATCACCTACGTCGCGCCCCGCGCCGCGGGCCTCGTGGCGGTTGCGGATTTCTCCTCCGAGCCCGGCCCGCTTGTCCCTCTCTACCTGCGGCGGCCGGATGCGGTGGAGCCGAAGCTCGGCCCCCCGTCGCCGGCGCTGCCCGTTCAGAGGGCGGAGCAATGA
- the groES gene encoding co-chaperone GroES — MANVNIKPLEDKVLVQIAEAETTTASGLVIPDSAAEKPQEAVVIAVGPGRLDDNGNRVAVDVKEGDTVVFSKYGGTELKYNGEEYLLLSARDLLAVVEK, encoded by the coding sequence ATGGCAAACGTCAACATCAAGCCACTCGAAGACAAGGTCCTCGTCCAGATCGCCGAGGCTGAGACCACCACTGCGTCCGGCCTGGTCATCCCCGATTCGGCCGCTGAGAAGCCGCAGGAAGCCGTCGTCATCGCCGTGGGCCCGGGTCGCTTGGACGACAACGGCAACCGCGTAGCCGTCGACGTGAAGGAGGGCGACACCGTCGTCTTCTCCAAGTACGGCGGAACCGAGCTGAAGTACAACGGGGAGGAGTACCTTCTCCTGTCCGCTCGCGACCTGCTGGCCGTCGTCGAAAAGTAA